A window of Zingiber officinale cultivar Zhangliang chromosome 5A, Zo_v1.1, whole genome shotgun sequence contains these coding sequences:
- the LOC121981683 gene encoding G-type lectin S-receptor-like serine/threonine-protein kinase SD2-5 isoform X2, whose product MALQTVEQTTSAPHDCRNHRHSCNFLWANSWRGNMEDPSRHPHLAVVLFVVFSVVTAITRWFPRRKYQYLTNFDTKPRSVARRALLNKPTRTTMIPRTVARRALPDEPIRTTTIENFLNKLAEERPIRFLPQQLAEFTQNFTVKLGSGAFGSVYKGELPDQKPIAVKVLVGIMDKRMEEQFMAEVGTIAGTQHINLVRLYGFCYDDTLIAQVYEFMENGSLDKFLFNEDDVDTLQENDRKVIEFGRLNEIAIGAAKGIRYLHEECQRRIIHYDIKPGNILLDANFNPKVADFGLAKLMGREYTHMSMTGMRGTPGYAAPEMWLPYSPVTYKCDVYSFGMLLFEMVGRRKNFDCRAAESEKKWFPKLVYKQWDSGMLGEVMAARGIEQKAERERAVRMCKVALWCVQYSAEARPSMSKVLQMLEGEIEIEPPPNPFTGLYVSDVPDSHLSGGISNSNDLQSLLPV is encoded by the exons atgGCTCTACAGACAGTCGAGCAAACAACTTCGGCCCCACATGACTGCCGTAATCATCGCCA TAGCTGTAATTTTCTCTGGGCTAATTCTTGGCGTGGCAATATGGAGGATCCCTCTCGCCATCCCCACT TGGCTGTGGTTCTGTTCGTGGTGTTTAGTGTGGTTACAGCCATTACCAGGTGGTTCCCCAGAAGAAAGTATCAGTATCTAACCAATTTCGACACGAAACCACGATCAGTTGCGAGAAGAGCACTCCTCAATAAGCCGACAAGGACGACAATGATACCACGAACAGTAGCTAGAAGAGCACTCCCTGATGAGCCAATCAGGACAACGACGATCGAGAATTTTCTTAACAAGTTAGCCGAAGAAAGGCCCATCCGGTTTTTGCCTCAGCAGCTCGCAGAGTTCACGCAAAATTTCACAGTCAAATTGGGTTCTGGCGCGTTCGGATCAGTCTATAAAGGCGAACTCCCCGACCAAAAACCCATCGCCGTCAAAGTCCTCGTCGGAATCATGGACAAGAGAATGGAGGAGCAGTTCATGGCGGAAGTGGGCACCATCGCCGGCACCCAACACATCAACCTCGTCCGTCTATACGGCTTCTGCTACGACGACACCCTGATCGCGCAGGTGTATGAGTTCATGGAGAACGGCTCCCTCGACAAGTTCTTGTTCAACGAGGACGACGTCGACACGTTACAAGAAAA TGATCGCAAGGTGATAGAGTTCGGAAGGCTGAATGAGATCGCCATCGGCGCGGCGAAAGGAATCCGGTACCTGCACGAGGAGTGCCAGCGGCGGATCATCCACTACGACATCAAGCCGGGTAACATCCTCCTCGACGCCAACTTCAACCCGAAAGTGGCGGACTTCGGGTTGGCCAAGCTGATGGGCAGGGAGTACACCCACATGAGCATGACCGGAATGAGGGGCACGCCGGGGTACGCGGCGCCGGAGATGTGGTTGCCTTATTCTCCGGTCACCTACAAGTGCGACGTCTACAGCTTCGGGATGCTACTGTTTGAGATGGTGGGGAGGAGGAAGAACTTCGATTGCCGCGCGGCGGAGAGCGAGAAGAAATGGTTTCCCAAACTGGTGTACAAGCAATGGGACAGTGGAATGCTGGGAGAGGTCATGGCGGCTCGTGGGATTGAGCAGAAGGCGGAGAGGGAGAGAGCGGTGAGGATGTGCAAGGTGGCGCTGTGGTGCGTCCAGTACAGCGCGGAGGCGAGGCCGTCGATGAGCAAGGTGCTGCAGATGCTGGAGGGAGAGATTGAGATCGAGCCACCGCCGAATCCTTTCACGGGCTTGTATGTTTCAGACGTGCCTGATAGTCATTTGAGTGGAGGAATCAGTAATAGTAATGACCTTCAAAGTTTACTTCCAGTTTGA
- the LOC121981683 gene encoding G-type lectin S-receptor-like serine/threonine-protein kinase SD2-5 isoform X1, protein MKPPTPFKIFVAIVSGATAICLPIIALTTYQVPAFNITTFAIVLCVLFVKLIWLYRQSSKQLRPHMTAVIIAIAVIFSGLILGVAIWRIPLAIPTVVAVVLFVVFSVVTAITRWFPRRKYQYLTNFDTKPRSVARRALLNKPTRTTMIPRTVARRALPDEPIRTTTIENFLNKLAEERPIRFLPQQLAEFTQNFTVKLGSGAFGSVYKGELPDQKPIAVKVLVGIMDKRMEEQFMAEVGTIAGTQHINLVRLYGFCYDDTLIAQVYEFMENGSLDKFLFNEDDVDTLQENDRKVIEFGRLNEIAIGAAKGIRYLHEECQRRIIHYDIKPGNILLDANFNPKVADFGLAKLMGREYTHMSMTGMRGTPGYAAPEMWLPYSPVTYKCDVYSFGMLLFEMVGRRKNFDCRAAESEKKWFPKLVYKQWDSGMLGEVMAARGIEQKAERERAVRMCKVALWCVQYSAEARPSMSKVLQMLEGEIEIEPPPNPFTGLYVSDVPDSHLSGGISNSNDLQSLLPV, encoded by the exons ATGAAACCACCTACGCCCTTCAAAATCTTTGTAGCAATCGTCTCCG GAGCTACAGCCATCTGCTTGCCAATCATCGCACTCACGACGTATCAGGTCCCAGCCTTTAACATAACCACCT TTGCCATAGTTCTGTGTGtgttattcgttaaattaatatgGCTCTACAGACAGTCGAGCAAACAACTTCGGCCCCACATGACTGCCGTAATCATCGCCA TAGCTGTAATTTTCTCTGGGCTAATTCTTGGCGTGGCAATATGGAGGATCCCTCTCGCCATCCCCACTGTCG TGGCTGTGGTTCTGTTCGTGGTGTTTAGTGTGGTTACAGCCATTACCAGGTGGTTCCCCAGAAGAAAGTATCAGTATCTAACCAATTTCGACACGAAACCACGATCAGTTGCGAGAAGAGCACTCCTCAATAAGCCGACAAGGACGACAATGATACCACGAACAGTAGCTAGAAGAGCACTCCCTGATGAGCCAATCAGGACAACGACGATCGAGAATTTTCTTAACAAGTTAGCCGAAGAAAGGCCCATCCGGTTTTTGCCTCAGCAGCTCGCAGAGTTCACGCAAAATTTCACAGTCAAATTGGGTTCTGGCGCGTTCGGATCAGTCTATAAAGGCGAACTCCCCGACCAAAAACCCATCGCCGTCAAAGTCCTCGTCGGAATCATGGACAAGAGAATGGAGGAGCAGTTCATGGCGGAAGTGGGCACCATCGCCGGCACCCAACACATCAACCTCGTCCGTCTATACGGCTTCTGCTACGACGACACCCTGATCGCGCAGGTGTATGAGTTCATGGAGAACGGCTCCCTCGACAAGTTCTTGTTCAACGAGGACGACGTCGACACGTTACAAGAAAA TGATCGCAAGGTGATAGAGTTCGGAAGGCTGAATGAGATCGCCATCGGCGCGGCGAAAGGAATCCGGTACCTGCACGAGGAGTGCCAGCGGCGGATCATCCACTACGACATCAAGCCGGGTAACATCCTCCTCGACGCCAACTTCAACCCGAAAGTGGCGGACTTCGGGTTGGCCAAGCTGATGGGCAGGGAGTACACCCACATGAGCATGACCGGAATGAGGGGCACGCCGGGGTACGCGGCGCCGGAGATGTGGTTGCCTTATTCTCCGGTCACCTACAAGTGCGACGTCTACAGCTTCGGGATGCTACTGTTTGAGATGGTGGGGAGGAGGAAGAACTTCGATTGCCGCGCGGCGGAGAGCGAGAAGAAATGGTTTCCCAAACTGGTGTACAAGCAATGGGACAGTGGAATGCTGGGAGAGGTCATGGCGGCTCGTGGGATTGAGCAGAAGGCGGAGAGGGAGAGAGCGGTGAGGATGTGCAAGGTGGCGCTGTGGTGCGTCCAGTACAGCGCGGAGGCGAGGCCGTCGATGAGCAAGGTGCTGCAGATGCTGGAGGGAGAGATTGAGATCGAGCCACCGCCGAATCCTTTCACGGGCTTGTATGTTTCAGACGTGCCTGATAGTCATTTGAGTGGAGGAATCAGTAATAGTAATGACCTTCAAAGTTTACTTCCAGTTTGA
- the LOC121981685 gene encoding E3 ubiquitin ligase BIG BROTHER-related-like: MGENFGKKAAREQIFSNGDQNDDQNINHSCNVRYNSNRGSQVGFQGRYTYARAPVNYGGSKAIAGSSSSSSSTSSRCSKFFREQQNQTIPRGSTVEQNGRQGKIEDLIKVDRQVSLENLDSRTERRMDNSEDTLTITEHTEPSILQNIYTDINESRIDTSVQPHNQFYFINRDSSSSSIKDTATEYRNFNPATRNNSERLGSGTERWGLKGISCTSISDVLPSACTSSHVPQNRRVDTVRKRPSDAEISAARSKGITASSSGTYVVSNDNGAGSSSYRRDHLTHNRTSRIARNIPTARDDSFPVRIRRGYSEESQMRLPVHGDESAFPLRESFVYPRYTWSQFSVPEVQPESSSRSSHALHSPYRRPDLSNQASQIRFMPHLEDNTGGMLVSSLSLGDRDDYRRLGMGAVAEVLLALERAEQDDALTYEQLLLLETSLLFSGLNFSDRHRDMRMDIDNMSYEELLALEERMGTVSTALSEEQLLRCLKRSIYTTNHVACGITFCGDEDMRCSICQEEYVGEDEVGELPCDHRYHTACIEQWLRQKNWCPVCKSSAFPEHKTG, from the exons ATGGGCGAAAATTTTGGCAAGAAAGCTGCCAGAGAACAGATCTTTTCAAATGGGGATCAAAATGATGATCAAAATATTAATCATAGCTGCAATGTCAGATATAACAGCAATAGAGGTTCTCAAGTCGGCTTCCAAGGAAGATATACATATGCAAGAGCTCCTGTGAATTATGGTGGGAGTAAAGCAATTGCTGGAAGCTCTTCTAGTTCATCTTCTACATCTAGTAGATGCTCTAAGTTCTTCCGGGAACAGCAGAATCAAACAATTCCAAGGGGATCAACTGTTGAACAAAATGGCAGGCAGGGGAAGATTGAAGATTTGATCAAGGTTGACAGGCAGGTTTCTCTGGAGAATCTAGATTCTAGAACAGAAAGGAGGATGGACAATTCAGAAGACACTCTCACAATCACAGAACACACTGAACCTTCAATCTTACAGAATATTTATACAGATATAAATGAGTCAAGAATTGACACATCAGTTCAACCGCATAATCAATTTTACTTCATAAATCGAGATTCTTCAAGTTCCAGCATCAAAGATACAGCTACCGAATATAGGAACTTTAACCCGGCAACTAGAAACAATTCTGAAAGATTGGGCTCTGGGACAGAGAGATGGGGCCTTAAAGGTATAAGTTGCACATCGATATCTGATGTTCTTCCTTCAGCTTGTACCTCCTCTCATGTCCCACAAAATAGGAGGGTTGATACAGTAAGAAAGAGACCATCCGATGCAGAAATTTCAGCTGCAAGAAGCAAGGGCATAACTGCATCTTCCAGTGGAACATATGTAGTTTCCAATGATAATGGTGCTGGCTCAAGTTCATATCGACGGGATCATTTAACACATAACCGAACATCAAGAATTGCTAGAAACATACCGACAGCCAGGGATGATTCATTTCCAGTTAGAATTCGGAGGGGTTATAGCGAAGAAAGTCAAATGAGGTTACCTGTGCATGGTGATGAAAGTGCTTTCCCATTGCGTGAGTCCTTTGTCTACCCCCGTTACACGTGGTCTCAATTTTCAGTACCTGAAGTACAACCTGAAAGTTCATCAAGATCATCACACGCTTTGCATAGTCCTTATAGGCGGCCAGATTTAAGCAATCAGGCTTCTCAAATTAGATTCATGCCTCATCTAGAAGATAACACTGGTGGAATGCTCGtcagttctttgagtttgggggATAGAGATGACTACAGACGCTTAGGCATGGGTGCTGTTGCTGAG GTTCTTTTGGCACTTGAACGAGCTGAACAAGATGATGCATtgacatatgag CAATTATTGTTGTTGGAGACGAGCTTGCTCTTTAGTGGGCTTAACTTCAGTGATAGGCATAGAGACATGAGGATGGATATTGATAATATGTCCTATGAG gaATTGCTAGCGCTGGAGGAAAGAATGGGCACGGTAAGCACCGCCCTATCGGAAGAGCAATTGTTAAGATGCCTCAAGAGAAGCATATACACAACCAACCATGTGGCCTGTGGAATCACCTTCTGTGGGGATGAAGATATGAGATGCAGCATATGCCAG GAAGAGTATGTCGGCGAAGATGAAGTAGGTGAGTTGCCATGCGACCACCGTTACCATACTGCATGCATCGAGCAATGGCTTCGGCAGAAGAACTGGTGCCCTGTCTGCAAATCATCTGCCTTTCCAGAACATAAAACTGGCTGA
- the LOC121979991 gene encoding uncharacterized protein LOC121979991, translating to MALISSTRSFLTGSPLSPFPKHKKALHRAPLVACRCSVDDGSSSGKSEAKLAKLAMVTLAAGMLALGSVDPAAAAKSGGRVGGQAFRSAAPRVSGPRINNSRTNIYVNPPIAPPLFGGYGYGAPFYGGWGWSPFTFFAPGPGIAVGVGGGFDVFVTFLVLGAIATVIRRVFGSKDYEDDDY from the exons ATGGCTTTGATCTCCTCGACGCGTTCTTTCCTCACTGGAAGCCCTCTTTCGCCCTTCCCCAAGCACAAGAAGGCGCTACACAGGGCGCCTCTGGTGGCCTGCAGGTGCTCCGTCGACGATGGCTCATCAAG TGGGAAAAGTGAGGCGAAATTGGCCAAACTGGCGATGGTCACATTGGCAGCTGGGATGCTGGCTCTTGGTAGTGTGGATCCGGCGGCGGCTGCGAAGTCCGGCGGCAGAGTTGGCGGCCAGGCCTTCCGATCTGCGGCTCCTAGGGTTTCCGGCCCGCGGATTAACAACTCAAG GACAAACATCTACGTCAATCCCCCAATCGCCCCGCCACTTTTTGGCGGGTATGGCTATGGTGCACCGTTCTACGGTGGATGGGGTTGGTCACCATTCACATTCTTCGCGCCAGGGCCGGGCATCGCAGTAGGCGTGGGTGGCGGCTTTGATGTTTTTGTTACATTTCTAGTGCTTGGTGCCATTGCAACTGTGATCCGAAGGGTTTTTGGGAGCAAGGATTATGAAGATGATGACTATTGA
- the LOC121981684 gene encoding G-type lectin S-receptor-like serine/threonine-protein kinase SD2-5, with product MKPPTPFQIFVAIVTGATAICLPIIALTTYQVPAFNITTFAIVLCVLLVELIWLYRQSSKQLRPHMTAVIIAIVVVFSGLTLGVVIWRIPLAIPTIVAMVLFVVFTVVTAITRWFPRRKYQYLTNFDTKPRSVARRALLNKPTRTTIIPRTVARRALPDEPIRTTTIENFLNKLAEERPIRFLPQQLAEFTQNFTVKLGSGAFGSVYKGELPDQKPIAVKVLVGIMDKRMEEQFMAEVGTIAGTQHINLVRLYGFCYDDTLIAQVYEFMENGSLDKFLFNEDDVDTLQENDRKVIEFGRLNEIAIGAAKGIRYLHEECQRRIIHYDIKPGNILLDANFNPKVADFGLAKLMGREYTHMSMTGMRGTPGYAAPEMWLPYSPVTYKCDVYSFGMLLFEMVGRRKNFDCRAVESEKKWFPKLVYKQWDSGMLGEVMAACGIEQKAERERAVRMCKVALWCVQYSAEARPSMSKVLQMLEGEIEIEPPPNPFTGLYVSDVPDSHWSGGNTNSNDLQSVLPV from the exons ATGAAACCACCTACGCCCTTCCAAATCTTTGTAGCAATCGTCACCG GAGCTACAGCCATCTGCTTGCCAATCATCGCACTCACGACGTATCAGGTCCCAGCCTTTAACATAACCACCT TTGCCATAGTTCTCTGTGTGTTATTGGTTGAATTAATATGGCTCTACAGACAGTCGAGCAAACAACTTCGGCCCCACATGACTGCCGTAATCATCGCCA TAGTTGTAGTTTTCTCTGGGCTAACTCTTGGCGTGGTAATATGGAGGATCCCTCTCGCCATCCCCACTATCG TGGCTATGGTTCTGTTCGTGGTGTTCACTGTGGTTACAGCCATTACCAGGTGGTTCCCCAGAAGAAAGTATCAGTATCTAACCAATTTCGACACGAAACCACGATCAGTTGCCAGAAGAGCACTCCTCAATAAGCCGACGAGGACGACAATAATACCACGAACAGTTGCTAGAAGAGCACTCCCCGATGAGCCGATTAGGACGACGACGATAGAGAATTTTCTTAACAAGTTAGCCGAAGAAAGGCCCATCCGGTTTTTGCCTCAGCAGCTCGCAGAGTTCACGCAAAATTTCACAGTCAAATTGGGGTCTGGCGCGTTCGGATCAGTCTATAAAGGCGAGCTCCCCGACCAAAAACCCATCGCAGTCAAAGTCCTCGTCGGAATCATGGACAAGAGAATGGAGGAGCAGTTCATGGCGGAAGTGGGCACCATCGCCGGCACCCAACACATCAACCTCGTCCGTCTATACGGCTTCTGCTACGACGACACCCTGATCGCGCAGGTGTATGAGTTCATGGAGAACGGCTCCCTCGACAAGTTCTTGTTCAACGAGGACGACGTCGACACGTTACAAGAAAA TGATCGCAAGGTGATAGAGTTCGGAAGGCTGAATGAGATCGCCATCGGCGCGGCGAAAGGAATCCGGTACCTGCACGAGGAGTGCCAGCGGCGGATCATCCACTACGACATCAAGCCGGGTAACATCCTCCTCGACGCCAACTTCAACCCGAAAGTGGCGGACTTCGGGTTGGCCAAGCTGATGGGCAGGGAGTACACCCACATGAGCATGACCGGAATGAGGGGCACGCCGGGGTACGCGGCGCCGGAGATGTGGTTGCCTTATTCTCCGGTCACCTACAAGTGCGACGTCTACAGCTTCGGGATGCTACTGTTTGAGATGGTGGGGAGGAGGAAGAACTTCGATTGCCGCGCGGTGGAGAGCGAGAAGAAATGGTTTCCCAAGCTGGTGTACAAGCAATGGGACAGTGGAATGCTGGGAGAGGTCATGGCGGCTTGTGGGATTGAGCAGAAGGCGGAGAGGGAGAGAGCGGTGAGGATGTGCAAGGTGGCGCTGTGGTGCGTCCAGTACAGCGCGGAGGCGAGGCCGTCGATGAGCAAGGTGCTGCAGATGCTGGAGGGAGAGATTGAGATCGAGCCACCGCCGAATCCTTTCACGGGCTTGTATGTTTCAGACGTGCCTGATAGTCATTGGAGTGGAGGAAACACTAATAGTAATGACCTTCAAAGTGTACTGCCAGTTTGA